In Opitutaceae bacterium TAV5, one genomic interval encodes:
- a CDS encoding CopY family transcriptional regulator yields MSTPSLPDDLSMRERQVVEIVIRLGRATARDIERELPDPPTYSAVRSILRILTQKGVLRKTPLDGRDWYAPSVAPAAARKGALRAIVRNFFGDSAGAAACALLGQKNLKLSADEADRLIRLIESAREVPSAKEDEREET; encoded by the coding sequence ATGAGCACCCCGTCCCTTCCCGATGACCTGAGCATGCGCGAGCGTCAGGTCGTCGAAATCGTCATCCGGCTGGGTCGCGCCACCGCGCGGGACATCGAGCGCGAGCTTCCCGATCCGCCCACTTATTCCGCCGTGCGGTCCATCCTGCGCATTCTCACGCAAAAGGGCGTCCTCCGCAAAACCCCGCTCGACGGACGGGACTGGTATGCGCCCTCCGTCGCTCCCGCCGCCGCCCGCAAGGGCGCCCTGCGGGCCATTGTCCGCAACTTTTTTGGCGATTCCGCCGGGGCCGCTGCCTGTGCGCTTCTCGGCCAGAAAAACCTGAAGCTTTCCGCCGATGAGGCGGACCGTCTCATCCGGCTGATCGAGAGCGCGCGGGAAGTGCCGTCCGCAAAGGAAGACGAAAGGGAAGAGACATGA
- a CDS encoding coproporphyrinogen III oxidase gives MRNPRQPSLRTGGGAGVYSGMMIRESHVATASPFASSRSVVADLLRKYAQPVPRYTSYPSANHFTDDLAAIDVRRLIADDNAPGSAAASEPLSLYFHLPFCQARCWFCGCNNVITTRIDAAAEYLDDLIAEMCLTGRLIDRSRPVTQLHLGGGTPTFFPADQLTRFAEAAHRLFRFAPDAEISVEIDPRHLDAPQVLAFRVLGARRASLGVQDTDPAVQAAIHRVQPQSVNRRAVDLLREAGFTSINVDLIYGLPRQTMKTFSHTLDDVIALDPDRLSVFGYAHIPSLKPAQRILEQQENLPGFEGRLALQQLAHERLLAAGYVDVGLDHYARPCDELARATQEGALHRNFQGYSTRAGASLYAFGISAISSTPEGYWQNSKDLFAWREAIAAHRLPAERGWRLTPEDQRRRAIIMGIMCDRHLDFGKLTSAFGKDFSTAYAAELASLADLEADGVVEIDDHGLRVTETGMPLLRVVAQRFDAWRRTGTHAQPV, from the coding sequence ATGCGCAATCCCCGCCAACCCTCGCTGAGGACGGGAGGCGGGGCGGGCGTATATTCCGGCATGATGATCCGCGAGTCCCACGTTGCCACTGCCTCCCCCTTTGCCTCGTCTCGCTCCGTCGTCGCCGACCTGCTGCGAAAATATGCGCAGCCGGTGCCCCGCTACACCTCGTACCCCAGCGCCAACCATTTTACCGACGACCTCGCCGCCATCGACGTGCGCCGGCTCATCGCCGACGACAACGCCCCCGGTTCGGCCGCCGCCTCCGAACCGCTCTCGCTGTACTTTCACCTGCCGTTCTGCCAGGCGCGCTGCTGGTTCTGCGGCTGTAACAACGTCATCACTACGCGCATCGACGCCGCGGCCGAATATCTCGACGACCTCATCGCGGAGATGTGCCTGACCGGCCGCCTCATCGATCGCTCCCGGCCCGTCACGCAGCTCCACCTCGGCGGCGGCACGCCCACGTTTTTCCCGGCCGACCAGCTCACGCGTTTCGCCGAAGCCGCGCACCGGCTTTTCCGTTTCGCGCCCGATGCCGAGATCAGCGTCGAGATCGACCCGCGCCACCTCGACGCGCCCCAGGTGCTGGCCTTCCGCGTGCTCGGCGCCCGCCGCGCCTCGCTCGGCGTGCAGGACACCGACCCGGCCGTGCAGGCCGCCATCCACCGCGTGCAGCCCCAGTCCGTCAACCGCCGCGCCGTGGACCTCCTGCGCGAAGCCGGTTTCACCTCGATCAACGTGGACCTCATCTACGGCCTGCCGCGCCAGACGATGAAGACGTTCAGCCACACCCTGGACGACGTGATCGCGCTCGACCCCGACCGGCTCTCCGTTTTCGGCTACGCCCACATCCCCTCGCTCAAGCCCGCCCAGCGCATCCTCGAACAGCAGGAAAACCTGCCCGGCTTCGAGGGGCGCCTCGCCCTGCAACAGCTCGCCCACGAACGCCTCCTCGCCGCCGGTTATGTCGATGTAGGGCTCGATCATTACGCCCGCCCCTGCGACGAACTTGCCCGCGCCACGCAGGAAGGGGCGCTGCACCGCAATTTCCAGGGTTACAGCACGCGCGCCGGCGCCTCGCTCTACGCATTCGGCATCTCGGCGATTTCCTCGACGCCGGAAGGTTACTGGCAAAACAGCAAGGACCTCTTCGCCTGGCGCGAAGCCATCGCCGCGCACCGCCTGCCGGCCGAACGCGGCTGGCGGCTCACGCCCGAGGACCAGCGCCGCCGTGCGATCATCATGGGCATCATGTGCGACCGGCATCTCGATTTCGGAAAACTCACCAGCGCGTTCGGGAAGGATTTTTCGACGGCCTACGCCGCGGAACTCGCCTCGCTGGCCGACCTCGAGGCCGATGGCGTGGTGGAGATCGATGACCACGGCCTGCGCGTGACGGAAACCGGCATGCCTCTCCTGCGTGTGGTCGCGCAGCGTTTCGACGCCTGGCGCCGCACGGGCACGCATGCGCAGCCGGTATGA
- a CDS encoding methylase produces MASAASASSATTPSRISSAIVREDFNDVRAVVHYTKAAHELGLWQSERLLFERFFPDRAASLLEAGCGAGRVSIALQALGYRKLTAFDFAEELLAQAQSLADERRARITFFHADARHLAAHPLAEERAPFDGVFFMFNGLMQIPGRRNRRKALRQLHAVCRPDAPLMFTTHDRDNSPAEQLLWRLELKRWLEGRQDPILREFGDRYFEDDLGRTFMHLPDRAEILEDLKATGWRHTWDALRREVAKETRAVRNFSDECRFWVAARG; encoded by the coding sequence ATGGCTTCCGCTGCATCTGCATCTTCCGCGACCACTCCCTCCAGAATCTCCTCCGCCATCGTGCGCGAGGATTTTAACGACGTGCGGGCGGTCGTCCACTACACGAAGGCCGCGCACGAACTCGGGCTCTGGCAATCGGAACGCCTGCTTTTCGAACGGTTTTTCCCGGACCGCGCCGCCAGCCTGCTCGAAGCCGGTTGCGGGGCCGGGCGGGTGAGCATCGCGCTCCAGGCGCTCGGCTACCGGAAGCTCACGGCATTCGATTTCGCCGAGGAGTTGCTCGCCCAGGCCCAGTCGCTCGCCGACGAACGCCGGGCGCGCATCACGTTTTTCCATGCCGACGCGCGCCACCTCGCCGCGCACCCGCTGGCGGAGGAGCGGGCGCCGTTCGATGGCGTGTTTTTCATGTTCAACGGCCTCATGCAGATCCCCGGCCGCCGCAATCGCCGCAAGGCGCTGCGCCAGCTCCACGCCGTCTGCCGGCCGGACGCGCCGCTGATGTTCACCACGCACGACCGCGACAACTCGCCGGCCGAGCAACTCCTCTGGCGGCTGGAACTGAAACGCTGGCTCGAGGGGCGGCAGGACCCGATCCTGCGCGAGTTCGGCGACCGCTATTTCGAGGACGACCTCGGCCGCACCTTCATGCACCTGCCCGACCGCGCGGAAATCCTCGAAGACCTGAAAGCCACCGGCTGGCGGCACACCTGGGACGCGCTTCGCCGCGAGGTGGCGAAGGAAACCCGCGCCGTCCGCAACTTTTCCGACGAATGCCGCTTCTGGGTCGCCGCGCGCGGCTGA
- a CDS encoding cephalosporin-C deacetylase encodes MQVRVAPDHRDWTYRIGEPVRFTVNVTADNEPLEGIVVSYQVGPEKFPSVAKTAALPAAGLVIDGGTLTEPGFLRCIVTVQAGGRTYRGLATAGYEPEKIKPTQTEPEDFDAFWQAGLDQLRTVPLDPTMQLVPEKSTGAFNVYHVSFRTVGPQGPQYYSRIYGMLSVPKAAGKYPAILHVPGAGVRPYGGAPAAGAITLQIGIHGIPVNLPGELYDQLRTGALDGYPTYNLDNRDRYYYRRVFLSCVQANNFLTSQPEWDGKTLAVNGGSQGGLLAIVTTALDPRVRFVAAHYPAYSDVTGYLHGRAGGWPHMFAPKADGSRSDNATPEKIATTAYYDAVNFARRIKVPGHYTWGYNDETCPPTSMYSAYNVITAQKTLTLALEAGHSPVPEESAAANAWLRNSLGLK; translated from the coding sequence GTGCAGGTGCGCGTGGCGCCCGACCACCGCGACTGGACCTACCGGATTGGCGAACCGGTCCGGTTTACCGTCAACGTCACGGCCGATAACGAACCGCTCGAGGGCATTGTCGTCAGCTACCAGGTCGGACCGGAAAAGTTTCCCTCCGTGGCAAAAACCGCCGCCCTTCCTGCCGCCGGGCTCGTCATCGACGGCGGCACGCTGACGGAACCCGGTTTCCTGCGCTGCATCGTGACCGTGCAGGCCGGCGGCCGCACCTATCGCGGGCTCGCCACGGCCGGTTACGAACCCGAAAAGATCAAGCCCACCCAGACCGAGCCGGAGGATTTTGACGCGTTCTGGCAGGCCGGGCTCGACCAGCTCAGGACGGTGCCGCTCGATCCGACGATGCAACTCGTGCCGGAAAAAAGCACCGGCGCCTTCAACGTTTATCATGTGAGCTTCCGCACCGTCGGGCCGCAGGGACCGCAGTATTATTCGCGCATCTACGGCATGCTCTCCGTGCCGAAAGCCGCCGGCAAGTATCCGGCCATCCTGCACGTGCCCGGCGCCGGTGTGCGCCCGTACGGCGGCGCGCCGGCAGCGGGAGCGATCACCTTGCAGATCGGCATCCACGGCATCCCGGTCAACCTGCCCGGCGAACTCTACGACCAGCTCCGCACCGGCGCGCTCGACGGTTATCCGACCTACAATCTCGATAATCGCGACCGCTATTACTACCGGCGCGTTTTCCTGAGCTGCGTGCAGGCGAACAACTTCCTCACCTCGCAGCCCGAGTGGGACGGGAAAACCCTCGCCGTCAACGGCGGCAGCCAGGGCGGGCTGCTTGCGATCGTCACCACCGCGCTCGATCCGCGCGTCCGGTTCGTGGCCGCACACTACCCGGCCTACAGCGATGTCACCGGTTACCTGCACGGCCGCGCCGGCGGCTGGCCGCACATGTTCGCCCCGAAGGCGGACGGCAGCCGGAGCGATAACGCCACCCCCGAAAAGATCGCGACCACGGCCTACTACGATGCGGTGAATTTCGCCCGGCGGATCAAGGTGCCCGGTCACTACACCTGGGGCTACAACGACGAAACCTGCCCGCCCACCTCGATGTATTCGGCCTACAATGTGATCACCGCACAAAAGACCCTCACGCTCGCGCTCGAGGCCGGCCACTCGCCCGTGCCCGAGGAAAGCGCCGCGGCCAACGCCTGGCTGAGGAACAGCCTCGGTCTGAAATAG
- a CDS encoding AraC family transcriptional regulator, with product MPHFLELISPHIHSIGVEATRGWIGPTRIIYNQALVLVEQGACETRFEGAAPIVNEPGSFIIKPCNWRHSANQTSRGKIVLRWMHFDWAYQEPPLLPSMPVNCYFPGKPRSELVRHAPEFIPADRIFHGPIPAPASTLQAFDRLGERWNNGTARERASCRALLLEILVDLLGEQTGYLPKSDNSRNETGDAQRHLASRIRERLNRMLDDVKTARLPLEEELTKLGFSYPHLCRVFTHAYGISPLTYYNSMRMERAQLLLRDTLHPVNEIALKTGFASPAYFTRLFTKYTGRSPRDYRNAS from the coding sequence AGCATCGGCGTCGAGGCGACACGCGGCTGGATCGGCCCCACGCGCATCATCTACAATCAAGCCCTCGTGCTCGTGGAACAGGGAGCCTGCGAAACACGTTTCGAGGGAGCGGCGCCCATCGTTAATGAACCGGGATCGTTCATCATAAAACCGTGCAACTGGCGGCACTCTGCCAACCAGACTTCGCGAGGGAAGATCGTCCTGCGCTGGATGCACTTTGACTGGGCTTACCAGGAACCGCCGCTCCTGCCATCAATGCCGGTGAACTGCTACTTTCCAGGAAAACCCCGTTCAGAACTCGTGAGACACGCGCCGGAATTTATCCCGGCGGACAGGATTTTTCACGGTCCGATTCCGGCCCCCGCCAGCACGCTCCAGGCCTTTGACCGCTTGGGCGAGCGATGGAACAACGGCACCGCGCGAGAACGTGCTTCGTGCCGCGCACTGCTGCTCGAAATTCTTGTCGATCTGCTCGGCGAACAGACGGGGTATCTGCCAAAATCCGACAACAGCCGCAACGAGACCGGCGACGCGCAACGGCACCTCGCCTCCCGTATCCGCGAGAGACTCAACCGGATGCTGGACGACGTGAAAACCGCCCGGCTTCCGCTCGAAGAGGAACTGACGAAGCTGGGCTTCAGCTACCCGCATCTCTGCCGCGTGTTCACCCACGCCTATGGGATCAGCCCGCTCACCTACTACAACAGCATGCGCATGGAGCGCGCCCAACTCCTGCTGCGCGACACGTTGCATCCAGTCAACGAAATCGCCCTCAAGACAGGTTTTGCGTCACCCGCCTATTTCACGCGTCTTTTCACGAAATACACCGGACGGAGCCCTCGCGATTACCGAAACGCATCCTAG
- a CDS encoding glucose-inhibited division protein A has protein sequence MHGGVWRHAFVTMRGINRTRSETISEHLNTPLAGHCDVFVCGGGPAGIAAAVSAAREGARVTLVEAHGCLGGVWTSGCLSWLIDHENKTGLMAEIKERLMRIGGMATSSAYDCECMKLVLDEMAAEAGVRVLLHSHVVAARIDSHIGMRAGAQGRLTHAIVESRSGRQAWSANVFIDASGDGDLAARAGCRFEIGHPETGETQPMSLMALVTGVNAGAIGEYHDTRDPRKQEAAKHALRAHLEAHGHSPSYASPTLFHIRNDLFALMATHQYGRSALDAGDLTQATIGARAELHAIIAALRHSGGAWAGVQLVATAAQIGVREARRIRGLYTVTAADIAGGRRHDDAICDVTFCVDIHSTSPAKGKSYHNGNIQVRPYQIPLRAAIAADVDGLMLAGRCISGDFFAHASYRVTGNAVQMGESVGRAAALASSLNLLPHKIPGGLSIMSVPSSS, from the coding sequence ATGCACGGCGGCGTATGGCGGCATGCATTCGTGACCATGCGCGGAATCAACAGAACACGCTCCGAAACAATCTCTGAACACCTCAACACACCACTTGCCGGTCACTGCGATGTTTTCGTGTGCGGAGGCGGCCCCGCCGGGATCGCCGCCGCCGTCTCCGCCGCGCGTGAAGGCGCGCGCGTCACTCTCGTGGAAGCGCACGGCTGCCTCGGTGGAGTGTGGACCAGCGGCTGCCTGAGCTGGCTGATCGACCACGAAAACAAGACCGGCCTCATGGCGGAAATCAAAGAACGCCTCATGCGTATCGGTGGCATGGCTACCTCATCCGCGTATGATTGCGAGTGCATGAAACTCGTCCTCGACGAGATGGCGGCCGAGGCGGGTGTGCGCGTGCTCCTGCACAGTCACGTCGTCGCCGCGCGCATTGATTCGCACATCGGCATGCGGGCCGGGGCACAGGGCCGGCTTACTCACGCCATCGTCGAATCCAGGAGCGGGCGCCAAGCATGGTCGGCCAATGTGTTCATCGACGCCAGCGGCGACGGCGATCTGGCCGCCCGGGCGGGCTGTCGCTTCGAGATCGGTCATCCGGAAACCGGCGAGACGCAGCCGATGAGCCTCATGGCGCTTGTTACCGGAGTGAACGCCGGCGCCATCGGCGAATATCACGACACCCGGGATCCCCGCAAACAGGAGGCAGCCAAGCACGCGCTGCGCGCGCATCTTGAGGCGCACGGCCACAGCCCGTCCTACGCATCGCCAACACTGTTCCACATTCGCAATGACCTCTTTGCCTTGATGGCCACGCACCAATACGGACGCTCGGCGCTCGACGCCGGCGATCTCACGCAAGCGACCATCGGGGCGCGCGCCGAACTCCATGCGATCATCGCCGCGCTGCGGCACTCCGGCGGCGCATGGGCAGGAGTGCAACTCGTGGCCACCGCCGCGCAAATCGGCGTGCGCGAGGCACGGCGTATCCGTGGACTCTATACAGTCACGGCCGCCGACATCGCCGGCGGACGGCGGCATGACGACGCGATTTGCGACGTGACGTTCTGCGTGGACATCCACAGCACCAGCCCCGCGAAGGGGAAGAGTTATCACAACGGCAACATTCAGGTGCGACCCTATCAGATCCCGCTACGCGCCGCCATAGCGGCCGACGTGGATGGATTGATGCTGGCAGGGCGTTGCATCAGCGGAGATTTTTTCGCGCACGCCAGTTACCGGGTCACCGGCAATGCTGTGCAAATGGGCGAATCCGTCGGCCGCGCCGCCGCGCTGGCGAGCTCTCTGAATCTTCTTCCCCACAAGATACCTGGCGGACTGTCCATCATGAGCGTCCCCTCCTCGTCATAA